A genome region from Arachis duranensis cultivar V14167 chromosome 6, aradu.V14167.gnm2.J7QH, whole genome shotgun sequence includes the following:
- the LOC107493212 gene encoding protein SMALL AUXIN UP-REGULATED RNA 51, translating to MALRKSTRLHQAPLLKQILKRCSSLGKKQGFDNDVPKGHFVVYVGENRSRYIVPISILRCPSFQTLLHQAEEEFGFDHEGGLTIPCHEDVFESLVTSSI from the coding sequence atggctTTGAGAAAATCTACTAGGCTTCATCAAGCACCACTTCTCAAGCAAATTCTCAAGAGATGCTCAAGTTTAGGGAAGAAGCAAGGCTTTGATAATGATGTTCCAAAGGGTCACTTTGTTGTGTATGTTGGAGAGAATAGAAGCAGGTACATTGTCCCAATTTCAATTCTAAGGTGCCCTAGCTTCCAAACCTTGCTCCATCAAGCTGAAGAAGAGTTTGGTTTTGATCATGAAGGAGGTCTCACTATCCCTTGTCATGAGGATGTTTTTGAGTCTCTTGTTACATCATCCATTTAG